Proteins encoded in a region of the Amia ocellicauda isolate fAmiCal2 chromosome 19, fAmiCal2.hap1, whole genome shotgun sequence genome:
- the ctbs gene encoding di-N-acetylchitobiase produces MAAWCLLLLAALCPALVSCAPQCPCERPELCNPITDVRDFEVYVFDTGRSSWKFYDWSKVTTVATFGKYNPEFMCYAHSKGARMVLKGDVPLGNIVDPANRTDWISEQVDLAKKQFMDGINIDIEQGVKQDSPEYYALTALVKETTEAFHREIPGSQVSFDVAWSPKCIDKRCYDYVAIAEACDLVFVMSYDEQSQIWGDCIAMANAPYKQTLGGYDDYLMMKIDPKKIVMGVPWYGYDYPCLELTHEGVCKIANVPFRGAPCSDAAGRQIPYRIMMKQLNSSTSGRMWDDNQRAPYYNYKDDQGQIHQVWYDDPESISQKAAYVREHGLRGIGMWNGDLLDYSKDPVAQQQTRDMWNALEPADEREP; encoded by the exons ATGGCAGCGTGGTGTCTCCTGCTCCTCGCAGCGCTGTGCCCGGCGCTGGTGTCCTGTGCGCCGCAGTGCCCGTGTGAGCGCCCGGAGCTCTGCAACCCGATCACCGACGTCAGGGACTTCGAG GTATACGTGTTTGATACCGGACGGAGCTCATGGAAGTTTTACGACTGGTCTAAAGTCACAACAGTGGCCACATTTGGGAAGTATAACCCGGAGTTTATGTGCTACGCTCATTCTAAAGGAGCACGGATGGTCCTTAAAG GTGATGTGCCCCTCGGTAACATAGTGGACCCTGCCAACAGAACGGACTGGATCTCGGAGCAAGTGGACCTGGCAAAGAAGCAGTTCATGGATGGGATCAATATTGACATTGAGCAGGGGGTGAAGCAGGACTCCCCAGAGTACTATGCCTTGACAGCACTTGTAAAGGAGACCACTGAGGCCTTCCACCGAGAAATCCCAGGCTCACAG GTATCATTTGATGTTGCATGGTCACCAAAGTGCATTGATAAGCGTTGCTATGACTATGTAGCCATAGCCGAAGCATGCGACTTGGTGTTTGTGATGTCCTACGATGAGCAGAGCCAAATCTGGGGGGACTGTATTGCTATGGCTAATGCACCATACAAACAGACTCTGGGAG GGTATGATGACTACCTCATGATGAAGATTGATCCAAAGAAGATCGTGATGGGGGTGCCATGGTATGGCTATGACTATCCTTGTCTGGAACTGACCCAT GAGGGAGTGTGCAAGATCGCCAACGTGCCTTTCCGAGGGGCCCCCTGCAGTGATGCGGCTGGGCGCCAGATCCCCTACAGGATCATGATGAAGCAGCTCAACAGCTCCACCTCTGGGAGGATGTGGGATGACAATCAGCGAGCACCTTACTACAATTACAAG GACGATCAAGGACAGATCCATCAGGTGTGGTACGATGACCCCGAGAGCATTTCCCAGAAGGCTGCCTATGTCAGGGAGCATGGGCTGCGGGGAATCGGCATGTGGAACGGCGATCTCCTGGACTACAGCAAGGACCCCGTCGCCCAGCAGCAGACCAGAGACATGTGGAATGCTCTTGAGCCAGCAGATGAGAGAGAGCCCTGA